The Thermotoga maritima MSB8 region GAGGAATCATCCTGGCTACTTTTCTCGAAATACCTATCTCATGAACGATCTGCACCACTCTGTCCACGTCTTTGTAAACTTCAGGAGCTTCTTCAACCAGAGTCTTTTTACTCTTGCTCATGACGACAATATTTTTTTCTGCCAGTTCATCGAGAACTTCCCTGTAATCCAGCTTCTTCAGGGCAGCGGACCTTCCAAGGACTCTCCCCGCTCCGTGTGCGGTGGAACCGAAGGTCTTTTCTTCGGCTTTCTTTGTTCCTACCAGAAGATAGGAAGCAGTCCCCATGTCACCCGGTATGATGACGGGCTGTCCCACTTCTCTGTAGATCGAAGGAACCTTTTCGCTTCCGGGACCAAGAGAACGTGTGGCACCCTTTCTGTGGACGACCAGTTTTCTTCTTTTTCCGTCAACTTCGTACTCTTCCACTTTTGCGATGTTGTGAGCAACGTCGTAGATGAGATCAACACGTGTGTCTCTCCCGAACACTTTCCAGAAAGCTTTTCTAACGAGATGCCCGAGGATCTCCCTGTTCGCGAACGCGTAGTTCGCTGCACAATTCATGGCAGAATAATAGGCCTGTCCAAGTGGATGTTCGAACGGAGCGTTTATAAGCTGTTTGTCGGGTAGATTTTTGTTGTGTTCCTTCAGATTATCCCTCATGAGCCTTATGTAGTCGGTCGCAACCTGATGTCCGAATCCTCTGCTTCCGGAGTGAATCATCACCGTGATGGTACCGATCTCCAGACCGAAAAATTCAGCGAGTTCTTCGTCGTATATTTCCTGAACCATTTGAACCTCCACGAAGTGGTTTCCCGCACCGAGAGTTCCGAGCTCGTCACTTCCTCTCTCGAACGCTTCCTCCGATACGTACGAGGGATCCGCTGGATGTATCTTTCCACCGTCTTCGATTCTTTCCAGATCTTCCTCAAGACCGTACCCTGACTTGACAGCCCACTCCGCACCTTCAACGAGAACTTTCCTGAGCCCCTTCTTGCCGAGAACGATGTCTCCCGTTGAACCAACACCCGCGGGAACGAATTCGTATATAGCTTCGACAAGAGACCTCATTCTATCTTTCACATCTTCGTAGGTGAGATCTGTCTTCATCAGGCGTACTCCACAGTTTATATCGAAACCCACACCACCCGGCGAAATGATTCCTTCTTTCACATCGAAAGCGGCGACTCCTCCTATTGGAAAGCCGTAACCCCAGTGTATGTCCGGCATGGCGAGGGCGTATTTCACAATGCCGGGAAGCGTGGCCACGTTCATGAGCTGTTTCATCGCTTCTCTGAACTGAGGATCGTTCACACTCTCGGCGTCCGTGAATATGATCGCGTCAACCTTCATATCTCCCTCTTTTGGAATTTTCCAGATGTATTTATCGAGTCTTTCTATCTTCATAATTTATCCCTCCCACTTTTAGTTTATCATTAAATAGTGGAGGATAGATTATGAGTGAGGTTCGATTCGCTGTCGATGCCTCGCTGGTACCGCTTGCAAAAAAGTTGAGAATCCTCGGGGTGGATGTGAAGGTTTGCTACTCTGAAGAACCCGGGAAAGTCCTTCTGATATGCAGGAAAGAGGGTAGAATTCTTCTCACAAAGAAATGTTCTCTTATAAAATTTTTCGAAAAATATGGGCAGAAAGTCTTCTATATCAAAGATGAAAAAGATTTGAAAAGGGTGATAGAACATTTTAAACTGAAACCAGAACGTGCAAGGTGCCCGTACTGTAACAGAGAACTCTTGCCGACTCCACGTGAGGAAGTGATTGAAAAGGTGCCTCTGTACGTTTTTCTGAACGCAGAGAAATTCTCCAGATGTCCCAGCTGCGGAAGAATCTTTTGGAGAGGATCTCATTTAGACTGGGTGAAGGAAGTGATACCAGATGGTTCCGGAGAGACTGAAACAGATAAAGGGAATAAGGATTCTGGAAAGCGAGGATGAAATCCCTCAGGAAGGTTTCACCTGCAGATTTGGAAAGCATACAGTTGTGGCAAATGATGAAGAGTCTTTCGAAATCGTCAGACTCTACAAAAGGCTCACCGTTTATGAGCTGTTGCTCTCTCTTGTGGATTCAATATGTGTTCACCCGAAAGAGGAAGCTCTCAGGTTTTCCCTCAAAAAAGTCAGAGAATTTCTGGATGCGGAAGAAGTCTATCTGATAGAGGGCGATGCTTCTTATTCTTCGAAGGGAGAGAAACTCTCCATCGATGAGATAAAAAAGAAACATCCAGGGGCGAGTGTGAGAGAGTGGAGGAACAAACTGCATCTTGTTGTGGTTCGCGAAGGCGCATTCGATGAAGAAGAAGAGGTACTCTGTACGAAACTTTTAGAATTCATCGGAAACGTATCAGAAAAACTCTGGAGGCTTAAAGAAGAAGTCCAGAAATTGAAAAAGTCGTACGAAGAACAGCTGAAAGTTTCAGAGATACAGAAAGAACACATAAAGAAAATGAGAATAATTTATTACGTCAGCCAGGCCATGAGATCTGTTTATGATCCGAACAACCTTTACCGTGTGATTTTGCTCAGCCTTGTTTCAGAGAGAGGATTCAATTTCGACCGTGCTGTTCTTCTCAAAAAAGATGAAGGTACAGGCTCTCTGATGGTCGTTTCCGCGGTGGGTGGCGATACACTTCAGGAACACGAAGAACTCAAGAGATACCTCAGAAAAAGAACCTTGAGATACACAGATCTGGTACAGTTTTTAAGGGAGGAGGCGCTCACATTCTCGTTTGAAACGAAGTTCAATGAAAAAATAAGGGGAAAGAGATTTTACTACAGAGAACATCCGATATTCGAAAGGGTGGTTTTGAGAAAGAGTATAGTGAGGACTTCGAGAGAAACTCTCGAAAAAATCAGGTACGAAATAGAAGATGTTATAAGTATCCTTGAAAACGATGAGTTCATAGTCTTTCCACTTGTTGGGCGATGGGACACTCTCGGTGTTGTGGTGGTGGACAACAAATTCAGCAAAAAGGAAGTCACCGATCTGGATCTGGACGTGCTCAAACTTTTCTCTGAAAGTGCAGGTCTTGCTCTGGAGAACGCATATAATTACGAAAACCTGAGAAAGAAAACTCTGGATCTTCAGCGTCAAAACGAACTCGTGGAACACCTCAGGAACTTCAGTGAAAGCATTCTGGAGAGCCTGGAAACAGCCATCATAACGCTGAGCAAAGATGGGCGTATAACCGAATGGAACAAAAAGGCCGAACAACTGTTTGGTCTGAAGAAAGAAAACGTACTCGGAAGAAGGCTCAAAGATCTCCCCGACTTTGAAGAGATCGGATCAGTCGCAGAAAGCGTTTTTGAAAACAAAGAACCCGTGTTTCTCAACTTCTACAAATTCGGAGAAAGGTATTTCAACATAAGATTCTCCCCTTTCAGAAATGCCAAAACACAGTTGCTCGAGGGAGTCATCATCACGATCGACGATGTCACAGAGCTGTACAAATACGAAGAGGAAAGAAAAAGAAGAGAAAGACTTTCCATACTGGGAGAGATGACTGCAAGAGTCGCTCACGAGATAAGGAATCCAATAACGATAATAGGCGGTTTCATAATGCGCATGAAGAAACATCTTGACGATCCAGAGACGCTGAAGAAATACATCAACATAATAACGAACGAACTATCCAGGCTTGAAACGATTGTCAAGGAAATCCTGGAATACAGCAAAGAACGGCAGGTGCTGGAATTCACCGAATTCAATCTGAACGAACTCATAAGAGAGGTCTACGTTCTATTCGAGGAAAAGATCAGAAAGATGAACATAGATTTTTGCTTTGAAACGGACAACGAAGACCTCAGAGTTGAAGCCGATAGAACGAGGATAAAACAGGTACTGATAAACCTTGTTCAAAATGCAATAGAAGCGACAGGGGAAAATGGTAAGATAAAGATAACGTCGGAAGATATGTACACCAAGGTGAGAGTGAGTGTCTGGAACTCGGGTCCCCCCATACCGGAGGAGCTGAAAGAAAAGATATTCTCACCGTTCTTCACCACAAAGACTCAGGGAACAGGTTTAGGACTTTCAATCTGCAGAAAGATCATAGAGGATGAACACGGAGGAAAAATATGGACGGAAAACAGAGAAAACGGGGTTGTTTTCATCTTTGAAATTCCAAAGACACCAGAAAAGAGGTGAGAGAATGAAAAGGATACTGGTTGTCGATGATGAG contains the following coding sequences:
- a CDS encoding RtcB family protein is translated as MKIERLDKYIWKIPKEGDMKVDAIIFTDAESVNDPQFREAMKQLMNVATLPGIVKYALAMPDIHWGYGFPIGGVAAFDVKEGIISPGGVGFDINCGVRLMKTDLTYEDVKDRMRSLVEAIYEFVPAGVGSTGDIVLGKKGLRKVLVEGAEWAVKSGYGLEEDLERIEDGGKIHPADPSYVSEEAFERGSDELGTLGAGNHFVEVQMVQEIYDEELAEFFGLEIGTITVMIHSGSRGFGHQVATDYIRLMRDNLKEHNKNLPDKQLINAPFEHPLGQAYYSAMNCAANYAFANREILGHLVRKAFWKVFGRDTRVDLIYDVAHNIAKVEEYEVDGKRRKLVVHRKGATRSLGPGSEKVPSIYREVGQPVIIPGDMGTASYLLVGTKKAEEKTFGSTAHGAGRVLGRSAALKKLDYREVLDELAEKNIVVMSKSKKTLVEEAPEVYKDVDRVVQIVHEIGISRKVARMIPLGVVKG
- a CDS encoding Mut7-C RNAse domain-containing protein, with protein sequence MSEVRFAVDASLVPLAKKLRILGVDVKVCYSEEPGKVLLICRKEGRILLTKKCSLIKFFEKYGQKVFYIKDEKDLKRVIEHFKLKPERARCPYCNRELLPTPREEVIEKVPLYVFLNAEKFSRCPSCGRIFWRGSHLDWVKEVIPDGSGETETDKGNKDSGKRG
- a CDS encoding sensor histidine kinase, yielding MVPERLKQIKGIRILESEDEIPQEGFTCRFGKHTVVANDEESFEIVRLYKRLTVYELLLSLVDSICVHPKEEALRFSLKKVREFLDAEEVYLIEGDASYSSKGEKLSIDEIKKKHPGASVREWRNKLHLVVVREGAFDEEEEVLCTKLLEFIGNVSEKLWRLKEEVQKLKKSYEEQLKVSEIQKEHIKKMRIIYYVSQAMRSVYDPNNLYRVILLSLVSERGFNFDRAVLLKKDEGTGSLMVVSAVGGDTLQEHEELKRYLRKRTLRYTDLVQFLREEALTFSFETKFNEKIRGKRFYYREHPIFERVVLRKSIVRTSRETLEKIRYEIEDVISILENDEFIVFPLVGRWDTLGVVVVDNKFSKKEVTDLDLDVLKLFSESAGLALENAYNYENLRKKTLDLQRQNELVEHLRNFSESILESLETAIITLSKDGRITEWNKKAEQLFGLKKENVLGRRLKDLPDFEEIGSVAESVFENKEPVFLNFYKFGERYFNIRFSPFRNAKTQLLEGVIITIDDVTELYKYEEERKRRERLSILGEMTARVAHEIRNPITIIGGFIMRMKKHLDDPETLKKYINIITNELSRLETIVKEILEYSKERQVLEFTEFNLNELIREVYVLFEEKIRKMNIDFCFETDNEDLRVEADRTRIKQVLINLVQNAIEATGENGKIKITSEDMYTKVRVSVWNSGPPIPEELKEKIFSPFFTTKTQGTGLGLSICRKIIEDEHGGKIWTENRENGVVFIFEIPKTPEKR